One window of the Natrinema sp. CBA1119 genome contains the following:
- the lrpA1 gene encoding HTH-type transcriptional regulator LrpA1, translated as MSTQATEDRILEVLEEDAQASYAEIADRANVSKPTVRKYINQLEEDGVIIGYSADIDPKKLSSQTIALVGLDVASERYVEATQAIKDLEEVEALYSSSGDHMLMAEVRAEDGDSLGEIISEDLLEIDGVTAAHPSFLQERLK; from the coding sequence ATGAGTACTCAGGCGACGGAAGATCGTATCCTTGAGGTTCTCGAAGAGGACGCACAGGCGTCCTACGCCGAGATCGCTGACCGGGCGAACGTCTCGAAACCCACGGTGCGGAAGTATATCAACCAACTCGAGGAGGACGGCGTCATCATCGGCTACTCGGCCGACATCGACCCGAAGAAACTCTCGAGCCAGACCATCGCGCTGGTCGGGCTCGACGTCGCGAGCGAACGCTACGTCGAGGCGACGCAGGCGATCAAAGACCTCGAGGAGGTCGAGGCGCTGTACAGCTCCAGTGGCGATCACATGCTGATGGCGGAAGTGCGCGCCGAGGATGGCGACTCGCTGGGCGAGATTATCTCCGAGGATCTGCTCGAGATAGACGGCGTCACCGCGGCGCATCCCTCGTTTCTGCAGGAACGGTTGAAGTAG
- a CDS encoding heme-binding protein, with product MVETIHLETATEVIDAAEQRADEIDNPMVITVANSEGNLIAQHRMDGAWLASVDISRNKAYTAAALDMPTDELADPTRPGESLYGLQNTNQGRMVIFGGGYPLLRDGDVVGSIGVSGGAVEQDMDVAESGVDRFDELSS from the coding sequence ATGGTAGAGACAATACACCTCGAGACAGCGACGGAGGTCATCGACGCGGCCGAACAGCGAGCCGACGAGATCGACAATCCCATGGTGATAACGGTCGCGAACTCCGAGGGAAACCTCATCGCTCAACACCGGATGGACGGCGCGTGGCTCGCGTCGGTCGACATTTCGCGGAACAAGGCCTACACGGCGGCCGCCCTGGATATGCCGACGGACGAACTGGCCGATCCGACCCGTCCGGGCGAATCGCTGTACGGCCTGCAGAACACCAACCAGGGGCGGATGGTCATCTTCGGCGGCGGCTACCCATTGCTGCGAGACGGTGACGTCGTCGGGTCGATCGGCGTGAGCGGGGGAGCGGTCGAGCAGGACATGGACGTCGCGGAATCCGGCGTCGACAGATTCGACGAACTCTCTTCGTAA
- a CDS encoding GTP-binding protein: MTRSGTIPVTVVSGYLGAGKTTLINHVLSNPGGRRVAVIVNDMGEVNVDAELIARENDDEGIVDLSNGCICCRLQGDLLEEAAQLAENRAFDYLLVESSGISEPIPVAQVFTEGTDESDVDPTALFRLDTMVAVLDTYGFWKEFDAGAQLPEDAQPEEDRPLSEVLVEGVEFCDVLLLNKADMVPDGVLEEIEAVVETLQPRAKRLQTTYCEVDPDVILDTGRFDFETAKRSQGWKRHLRGEGHDHEAHDHDPDQSVAERHGVSSFVFRSDRPFHPERLAAWLEDWDGSIVRAKGVCHVANREEVIGVSQAGPSVRAGPIGEWRPDDDRRTQLVFIGREMNAERIREDLEASLIEGDDAAETEAAADPFPL, encoded by the coding sequence ATGACACGAAGTGGCACGATTCCGGTCACCGTCGTCAGCGGCTATCTCGGCGCGGGAAAGACGACGCTGATCAATCACGTGCTGTCGAATCCGGGCGGCCGACGGGTGGCAGTGATCGTCAACGACATGGGTGAGGTGAACGTCGATGCGGAGCTGATCGCACGAGAGAACGACGACGAGGGAATCGTGGACCTCTCGAACGGCTGTATCTGCTGTCGGTTACAGGGTGATCTCCTCGAGGAAGCGGCGCAACTGGCAGAGAACCGAGCGTTCGACTACCTGCTGGTCGAGTCGTCGGGGATTAGCGAACCGATTCCCGTCGCGCAGGTGTTCACGGAGGGGACAGACGAAAGCGACGTGGACCCGACGGCCCTGTTTCGGCTGGATACGATGGTGGCCGTCCTCGACACGTACGGCTTCTGGAAGGAGTTCGACGCCGGGGCCCAGCTACCGGAGGACGCCCAACCCGAGGAGGACCGACCCCTGAGCGAGGTCCTCGTCGAGGGAGTCGAGTTCTGCGACGTCCTGCTTCTCAACAAGGCCGATATGGTTCCCGACGGCGTCCTCGAGGAGATCGAAGCGGTCGTCGAGACCCTCCAGCCGCGGGCGAAACGGCTCCAAACGACCTACTGCGAGGTGGATCCGGACGTCATTCTCGACACCGGTCGGTTCGACTTCGAGACGGCGAAGCGCTCTCAGGGGTGGAAACGTCACCTGCGCGGGGAGGGCCACGACCACGAGGCGCACGATCACGACCCGGATCAAAGCGTCGCCGAACGACACGGCGTCTCCTCGTTCGTCTTCCGGTCCGACCGACCGTTCCACCCGGAGCGACTCGCGGCCTGGCTCGAGGACTGGGACGGATCGATCGTCCGCGCCAAGGGCGTCTGTCACGTCGCGAACCGCGAGGAGGTGATCGGCGTCAGTCAGGCCGGGCCGTCGGTCAGGGCCGGTCCGATCGGCGAGTGGCGACCGGACGACGACCGTCGGACGCAACTGGTGTTCATCGGTCGAGAAATGAACGCGGAGCGAATCCGCGAGGACCTCGAGGCGTCTCTGATCGAGGGTGACGACGCGGCGGAGACGGAAGCCGCGGCCGATCCGTTCCCGCTGTAG
- a CDS encoding SRPBCC family protein: MPTYERETTVDSPFDDVWAFHSQVSGLEAVTPDWLDLRVERVIGPDGEPDPNVLEPGSEVALSLRPFGAGPRQHWTSVITDRERDEGSAYFRDEMVHGPFDRWEHTHSFFADGDRTVVRDRVDYELPFGRLGDAVGPVSKPGFEAMFRARHRLAKAQLE, encoded by the coding sequence ATGCCGACGTACGAACGCGAAACGACTGTCGACTCACCATTTGATGACGTTTGGGCGTTTCACTCACAGGTGTCCGGCCTCGAGGCGGTGACGCCGGACTGGCTGGATCTGCGCGTCGAGCGCGTGATCGGCCCCGACGGCGAGCCGGATCCGAACGTGCTCGAGCCCGGTTCGGAAGTCGCACTTTCACTGCGCCCGTTCGGGGCGGGGCCGCGCCAGCACTGGACGTCTGTGATCACGGACCGCGAGCGAGACGAGGGTTCGGCGTACTTCCGCGACGAGATGGTCCACGGCCCGTTCGATCGGTGGGAGCACACGCACAGCTTCTTCGCCGACGGGGATCGGACCGTCGTCCGGGACCGAGTCGACTACGAGTTGCCGTTCGGTCGCCTCGGCGATGCGGTCGGACCGGTCTCGAAGCCGGGATTCGAAGCCATGTTTCGGGCCCGCCACCGACTGGCGAAAGCGCAACTCGAGTGA
- a CDS encoding glutathione-independent formaldehyde dehydrogenase: MDAVVYQGPHDVAVEAVDEPEIEHENDIIVDITTTCICGSDLHMYEGRTAADPGIVFGHENMGNVIETGDAVTSLEEGDRVVMPFNVACGFCRNCENGYTGFCTNVNPGFAGGAYGYVAMGPYKGGQAEKLRVPYADFNALKLPAGDEHEDSFALLADIFPTGWHGTRLANLKPGESIAIFGAGPVGLMAAYSAKIQGASEIYVVDRVESRLELAEDHCDARAINFEESDPVEQIKDLHGGGVDNGVDAVGYQAIDPETDPTDDAYDPARENPAVVLNQLIQTVRPTGELGIPGLYVPSDPGAPDEMAAQGRLGIDFGKLFEKGLKLGTGQCNVKEYNRELRDMIIEGRADPSWVVSHRVDLERAQEMYEKFDEREEGVTKVLLEP; the protein is encoded by the coding sequence ATGGACGCCGTCGTCTACCAGGGACCGCACGACGTGGCCGTCGAAGCGGTTGACGAACCCGAGATCGAACACGAAAACGACATCATCGTCGACATCACGACCACGTGTATCTGTGGCTCGGACCTCCACATGTACGAGGGACGAACCGCGGCCGACCCGGGGATCGTCTTCGGTCACGAGAACATGGGGAACGTGATCGAGACCGGCGACGCCGTCACGTCGCTCGAGGAGGGCGACCGGGTCGTGATGCCGTTCAACGTGGCCTGCGGGTTCTGTCGGAACTGTGAGAACGGCTATACCGGATTCTGTACCAACGTCAATCCCGGCTTCGCCGGCGGTGCGTACGGATACGTCGCGATGGGACCGTACAAGGGCGGCCAGGCCGAGAAACTCCGGGTACCCTACGCCGACTTCAACGCGCTGAAGCTACCGGCGGGTGACGAACACGAGGATTCCTTCGCACTCCTCGCGGACATCTTCCCGACGGGGTGGCACGGCACCCGGCTCGCGAACCTCAAACCCGGCGAGTCGATCGCGATCTTCGGAGCCGGCCCCGTCGGCCTGATGGCCGCCTACAGCGCGAAGATTCAGGGAGCCTCCGAGATTTACGTCGTCGACCGCGTCGAGAGCCGCCTCGAGCTAGCTGAGGACCACTGCGATGCCCGCGCGATCAACTTCGAGGAGAGCGATCCCGTCGAACAGATCAAAGATTTGCACGGCGGGGGCGTCGACAACGGCGTCGACGCGGTGGGCTATCAGGCGATCGACCCCGAGACGGATCCGACCGACGACGCGTACGATCCGGCCCGCGAAAACCCTGCGGTCGTGCTCAATCAACTCATCCAGACCGTGCGCCCGACCGGGGAACTCGGTATCCCGGGACTGTACGTCCCGTCGGACCCAGGTGCGCCCGACGAGATGGCGGCGCAGGGCCGTCTCGGCATCGACTTCGGAAAGCTCTTCGAGAAGGGACTGAAGCTGGGCACCGGCCAGTGTAACGTCAAGGAGTACAATCGGGAGCTTCGAGACATGATCATTGAGGGACGAGCCGATCCCAGCTGGGTCGTCTCCCACCGTGTCGACCTCGAGCGCGCGCAGGAGATGTACGAGAAGTTCGACGAACGCGAGGAAGGCGTCACCAAGGTCCTGCTCGAGCCCTAG
- a CDS encoding nitrous oxide reductase accessory protein NosL, which translates to MTQRDGLERRRLLGALGVGVAACAGGCLGDDGSEGDGNDDSEAQVYEPSMEIEFDGDGPFDFDDGERCAVCGMTAKEYFGTGQLVHENGLAAVFDSPGCLFAYTVSSTPNSPIAAAWTTDYETRDLIDATAAHFVLITDKEAAEDPMGIDPRPYAEREDAVAFLEEWEAEDLTPEEDIIVGLEEVDMETAVIYRESRLPDE; encoded by the coding sequence ATGACTCAACGGGACGGACTCGAGCGTCGTCGGCTGCTAGGCGCGCTCGGGGTGGGCGTGGCCGCGTGCGCCGGGGGCTGTCTCGGCGACGACGGCTCCGAAGGCGACGGGAACGATGACTCCGAGGCGCAGGTGTACGAGCCGTCGATGGAAATCGAGTTCGACGGTGACGGCCCGTTCGATTTCGACGACGGGGAGCGCTGTGCTGTCTGTGGCATGACGGCGAAGGAATACTTCGGAACCGGGCAACTCGTCCACGAAAACGGGCTGGCGGCCGTCTTCGACTCGCCGGGCTGTCTGTTCGCGTACACGGTGTCGTCGACGCCCAACTCGCCGATCGCAGCTGCCTGGACGACCGATTACGAGACCCGGGATCTCATCGACGCGACCGCGGCGCACTTCGTGCTCATCACCGACAAGGAGGCCGCCGAGGATCCGATGGGGATCGATCCGCGTCCCTACGCCGAACGCGAGGACGCCGTCGCCTTCCTGGAGGAATGGGAGGCGGAGGACCTGACGCCCGAGGAGGACATCATCGTCGGACTCGAGGAGGTCGACATGGAAACCGCGGTGATCTATCGCGAGAGCCGACTTCCCGACGAGTAA
- a CDS encoding plastocyanin/azurin family copper-binding protein: protein MTNEQRSRVDVSRRGVLKGTATIAGAVATAGRAGAYRDLDVTLPATQNDGEGRTFQLLGIVGGWMGVAPHDVDAVSNPTLRLIEGEQHEIIWTNGDGATHNFNITSGSAVGDDGEILESTETVSEQGATTSLEFTPQEEMEEYFCAPHPAQMRGPVELISPDETHELVIHVEDESGEPLGAEVLVGDRHSFSNIAARPTPPEEASDEQAMARFDLLEDGEYDIEIWTYGHERITDTVTIDGSDREFVATLSPIEPGEPTETYSMRLEEGQWVGQSPDSIADETNPTLELEAGETYAVEWENAIGRHQPEGENRHYEPLPGHNFAIASNGETNQWDTYVRSDFTADEGATQSVEFVAKEEMAIYLDQSQLDALGEITVSGGNGETTGD from the coding sequence ATGACGAACGAACAACGCTCACGCGTGGACGTTTCCCGTCGCGGCGTGCTGAAGGGAACGGCGACGATCGCCGGAGCGGTGGCGACCGCGGGTCGCGCAGGTGCGTATCGCGACCTCGATGTCACGTTGCCCGCTACCCAGAACGACGGCGAGGGCCGCACCTTTCAGTTACTCGGGATCGTCGGCGGCTGGATGGGGGTCGCACCCCACGACGTCGACGCCGTCTCGAACCCGACGCTGCGATTGATCGAAGGCGAACAGCACGAAATCATCTGGACGAACGGCGACGGCGCGACCCACAACTTCAACATCACCAGCGGCAGCGCCGTCGGCGACGACGGCGAGATACTTGAGTCGACGGAGACGGTCTCCGAACAGGGAGCGACCACCTCCCTCGAGTTCACCCCGCAGGAGGAGATGGAGGAGTACTTCTGTGCGCCGCATCCGGCCCAGATGCGCGGTCCGGTCGAACTGATCAGCCCGGACGAGACTCACGAACTGGTGATCCATGTCGAGGACGAGAGCGGCGAGCCGCTCGGCGCGGAGGTGCTCGTCGGCGACCGACACTCGTTCTCGAACATCGCCGCTCGGCCGACCCCGCCCGAGGAGGCGTCGGACGAGCAGGCGATGGCCCGCTTCGACCTGCTCGAGGACGGCGAGTACGACATCGAAATCTGGACCTACGGCCACGAACGGATCACGGATACGGTGACGATCGATGGCAGCGACAGAGAGTTCGTCGCGACGCTATCACCCATCGAACCCGGCGAGCCGACCGAGACCTACTCGATGCGACTCGAGGAGGGCCAGTGGGTCGGCCAATCGCCCGACTCGATCGCCGATGAGACGAACCCGACGCTCGAACTCGAGGCGGGTGAAACCTACGCGGTCGAGTGGGAGAACGCGATCGGCCGCCACCAGCCCGAGGGAGAAAACAGACACTACGAACCCCTCCCCGGCCACAACTTCGCGATCGCAAGCAACGGTGAGACGAACCAGTGGGACACGTACGTCCGGTCGGACTTCACCGCCGACGAAGGTGCGACCCAGAGCGTCGAGTTCGTCGCCAAAGAAGAGATGGCCATCTATCTCGACCAATCGCAACTCGATGCGCTCGGTGAGATTACCGTCAGCGGAGGGAACGGCGAAACGACCGGCGACTGA